Genomic DNA from Caldicellulosiruptor hydrothermalis 108:
TGGATTTGTTCAAATCTCAATTTTTTTTAAAATTACTTTCTATTTTTATCTTAAATTTTGTAATATTTTTCTTATAAATTCTTCATTTGACTTTGTTTGGGAAAGCATACTTATAATTCTCTCTGTGGTTTCTGCTGTTCCAAAGTTAGAAAGTGCTCTTCTGATAGCATCAACAGCTGCTTTTTCTTCTTCAGACAGCAAAAGTTCTTCTCTTCGCGTCCCTGACTTGTTTATATCAATAGCTGGGAATATTCGTTTTTCAGAAAGTTTTCTGTCAAGGTGCAACTCCATGTTGCCAGTACCCTTGAACTCTTCAAATATAACATCATCCATTCGTGACCCTGTTTCAATCAATGCTGTTGCAAGGATAGTAAGACTACCACCTTCTTTAAGGTTTCTTGCAGCACCAAAAAACTTTTTAGGTTTGTGAAGAGCGTTCGGGTCAAGACCGCCAGAAAGTGTTCTGCCAGAAGGTGGTTCAACCAAGTTATAAGCACGTGCAAGCCTTGTCAAACTATCCAGCAATATGACAACATCTCTTTTACACTCAACAAGTCTCATAGCCCTTTCTAAAACCATTTCAGCAACTTTTATGTGGTGTTCCGGAGTTTCATCAAATGTTGAGTAATGTATCTCTGCTTTTATTGAGTCTTGCATATCAGTGACCTCTTCAGGTCTTTCATCGATGAGCAGTACAATCAAATGCAAATCATCATAGTTTGTCAGAATACTATTTGCTATCTTCTTTAATAGTGTAGTTTTACCTGCTTTTGGTGGTGCTACAATTAATCCTCTCTGGCCTCTTCCAATTGGCGCAATAAGGTCTATGAGTCTTACCGCTAAATCCTTAGGCTCATTTTTATTTTCCAAAATTATTCTTTTGTTTGGGAAAATAGGGGTAAGGTCTTCAAAAGGAGTGCGTTTTGCAACTTCTTCTGGTTTCATATCGTTGACGCTCTGAACATACAAAAGTCCTGCAAACTTCTCATTTTCTTTTGGAAGTCTAATGGGACCTCTAATTTTATCTCCGGTTTTGAGATTGAATTTTCTGATTTGAGATGGCGAAACATATATGTCGTTGGGGCCAGGAACAAACGAATCATCGCGCAAAAATCCGTAACCGCCACCGCCACCAGGCTCATAAATTATCTCCAAAACTCCTTCTCCTATACCGCCTATCTCCACTTTACCTTCAAGTTCTTTCAATTCTGGTGGAATTTCTATCTGCATCTTATCCTCTCTTTTTTCTTCTTTTTTAGGTTTTAACTCTATTACTTTACTCTCTTCTTTTTTCTCCTCATTCAAACTAACATCTGTTGGCATTTCAGTTTTTTCTTCTTCTTTTTGTATGTGCTCCGACAAAGACTGCTCTTTTATGTTATCTTCTTCTTTATTTTCCATTTCACTTGGTTTTGCCTCTTCCTTCTCTTCAGTCTCTTCAAGCTTTGATTCTTGCTCCTCGCTCTTTAATTCAAAAGTCTGCTGAACTTCTGCAGTTTCTGATTTCTTCTTTCTTCCTCTTCTACCTTTTTCTTTTTTACCTATGCCCTCAAGAACTGTCGCATCTTCTTCCGAACTTCCCAGAAAATTTTTAATAGCTTCCATCAATTCACCTTTTTTGAGCAGAGAATATTTTTGAATACCCAGACTTTTTGCTATTTCTCTAAGTTCAATAATAGACTTTCCCTTTAAAAACTCATCAAGTGACCCAGGCACTCTTTTCCCTCCTTGTCTACTGACTTCTCATTTCTTGTACTTATATTCTATTAACTTCTGTCTGGGGAAGTTAATTGCAAGAGATGACGTTTAACCTGACACCTTTTATTTTAAAAGTCCAACACTACTTTGTCAATAGTGACATTGTTGATTAAAGACAATGTTTCTATTTACAATGATCAGAATGAGAAAATAAAAAATCAGAGTTAGGCAGTAAAATTTTACCTAACTCTGTTCTTGACTCTTTATATACTTAACATAGACAAAATCCTTGATGTAAGCTCATCATCATTCAGATACATCCGAGCAACCTTTTGTTCCATTGCCTTTTTTGCAACTGCTAAAGCCACCTCAAAGGCTACTTTCTTGTCAAAAGGCTTTGGAATTACATAATCTTCTGAAAGTTCTTCCTCTGCAACCTTAGCTATAGCCTCTGCAGCTGCTATCTTCATCTCATCTGTTATCCTTGTTGCCATGACATCAAGCGCTCCTCTAAAAATACCTGGAAATGCCAGCACGTTATTGACTTGGTTATTAAAATCAGACCTTCCTGTGCAAACAATCCTTGCTCCTGCCCTTTTTGCAATATCTGGCATAATCTCTGGTATCGGATTTGCCATTGCCATCACAATTGCATCATTTGACATCTTTTTGATATCATCTTCATCCAGAACATTTGCAACAGAAAGACCAATAAATACATCAGCACCTTCAATTGCTCTGTGTAGCGAACCTTTTATTCCTTCTTTGTTAGTAATTTTTGCTATTTCTTCTTTGTACTTATTCATATCTTCTTCTCTTCCTTCATATATGGTCCCGTGCTTATCACAAACAACAATATTTTTTGCTCCATACTTTAATAAAAGCTTTGCAGTTGCAATTCCGGCAGCACCAGCACCGTTTATGACTATTTTTACATCTGATATTCTTTTCCCTACAATTTTGAAAGAATTTATCAAAGCAGCCAGTGCTACCACAGCAGTTCCATGCTGGTCGTCATGAAACACAGGAATATCAAGACTTTCTATTAGCTTTTGTTCAATCTCAAAGCATGCTGGTGCACCTATATCCTCTAAGTTTATCCCTCCAAAAGATGTTTCAATAAGCTTTACTGTCTTTACAATCTCATCAACATCCTTTGAAGCTATGCATATGGGGAATGCATCAACTCCGCCAAACTGTTTAAACAAAATTGCCTTGCCTTCCATAACAGGCAAAGAGGCATCCACACCAATGTCTCCCAAACCCAAAACAGCTGTACCATTTGTTACCACTGCAACCCAGTTGGATTTAGATGTATACTCATACACAAGAGATTTATTCTTTGCGATCTCTCTGCAAGGTTCTGCAACACCGGGTGTATAATATATGCTAAGGTCATACTGATTATTTACACAAACTTTGCTTTTGAGGGCAATCTTTCCTTTGTGTTGTCTGTGAAGCTGTAAAGCAAGCGTTTTTATATCCATTTTTTATTTTCTCCTCTCACGCTCTTTTTGTGCGTGCAAATTTTGATTTTTTAGCTATCAAACTGTTCTTTCAACTTCTTAATAAATTCAGCTATAAACTTTTCTTTTCCCATCTCAGTTGGAAAATAGTATCTTCTGCCAACAAGCTCATCAGGTAGATACTGTTGAGAAACCCAGTGATTTTTATAGTCATGAGGATACAAGTACCCAATGCCATGTCCGAGCTTTTCTTCTCCCTGTGTTGCCATTCTAAGGTGCATAGGAATACTTTTTATACTCACATTTTTAGCATCTTCTAACGCCCTTTCAATTGCCAAATATGCAGAGTTGCTTTTTGGAGCACATGCAAGATAGATCGTCGCCTCAGACAAAATAATTCTTGCTTCAGGCATTCCCACAAATTCACATGCCATTGCTGCAGAAACTGCGATTGTGAGCGCCATCGGGTCTGCCAAACCAATGTCTTCTGCTGCCAATATTATAAGTCTTCTTGCGATAAACTTTATATCCTCTCCACTGTCAAGCATCTTTGCCAAGTAAAACAGTGCTGCATCCGGGTCAGACCCTCTTACACTTTTTATAAACGCAGAAATGGTGTCGTAGTGCATATCTCCTGTAGCATCGTACAATGCTGTTTTCCTATTTGAAAGATTTATGACAGATTCCTGGGAAATATAAATCTTGCCGTCGTCTTGAGCTTGAGAAGAATACACTACAGCTTCTAAGATGTTTAAAGCAACCCTTGCATCTCCACCTGAGAGCTTTGCTATTAGCTTTTTAGCATCATCTTCTATTTGGATATTCAGCTCACCAAGTCCATTTTCTTTATCCGAAATTGCTCTTTCAATAATCTTTAATATATCTTCCTCTTTAAGTGGAAAAAGCTCAAATACCAAAGACCTTGACACAAGCGCTTTATTGACTTCATAAAAAGGATTTTCGGTTGTTGCCCCAATCAAGATTATTATTCCTTCTTCTACAGAAGGCAAAAGTGCATCCTGCTGAAGTTTGTTAAACCTGTGTATCTCGTCAATAAAGAGAATTGTCTTTCTACCTGTTTGAGAAAACTCAATCTTGGCTTCTTCTATAATCTTCTTTATATCGTTTACACCTGCAATTGTAGCATTTATGGTTTTGAAAGTCTTGCCTGTAGCGTTAGCAATCACATGTGCAATTGTAGTTTTCCCAGTCCCAGGCGGCCCATAGAGAATTATTGAAGTAAGTCTATCATTCTTAATCAGGTTATAAAGAGGTTTGCCCGGGCTTAAAATATGCTCCTGTCCTATAATTTCCTCAAGGCGTTTGGGTCTGAGCTTGTAAGCAAGAGGTGATTCTTTTTTCAACCTCTTTTCACCAAGATATTGGAAAAAGTCCATTTTAATTCACCTTAAGCTTATTCATCAAATTCTTTATACAAAGGATGTTTTTCGCAAAGAGCTTTCACCCTGCTCAAAATATTCTCTTTGGTATCAGAATTTGTCAAAGCATCATGGATGATATCTGCAACCTCAATCATATCCTCTTCTTTAAACCCTCGGGTTGTAACAGCCGGCGTCCCAAGTCTTATCCCGCTTGTTATCATTGGACTTTGGGTATCAAAAGGAATTGCGTTTTTGTTACATGTTATATTGTGCTCATCCAATATCTTTTCAGCATCTTTCCCTGTAATGCCTTTATTTCTCAAATCTACCAACATTAAATGATTATCAGTTCCACCACTCACAAGTCTGAATCCTCTTTCAATAAGTCTTGTACTCAGAGCCTTTGCATTTTTCAATATTTGAACCTGGTAGTTTTTGAACTCTTCTGTCATAGCTTCTTTGAGAGCAACAGCTTTTGCAGCTATTACATGTTCAAGCGGTCCACCTTGAATGCCAGGGAAAATGGTCTTATCAATTAATTTTGCATACTTCTCTTTGCAAAGAATAAGGCCACCACGTGGACCTCTGAGCGTTTTGTGTGTTGTGGTTGTAACAAAATCAGCATATTCAACAGGTGATGGATGAAGCCCTGCAGCAACAAGCCCAGCAATGTGAGCCATATCTACCATCAAATAAGCTCCCACTTCATCAGCTATCTCTCTGAACTTTTTAAAATCGATTACTCTCGGATACGCCGATGCGCCTGCCAAGATAAGTTTTGGTCTGTGCTCCTTTGCAAGTTTTAAAACTTCATCATAGTTAATTGTTTCTGTCTCAGGGTCAACTCCATATGAAACAATATTGTAAAGTTTTCCTGAAAAGTTCACAGGGCTGCCATGAGTCAGATGTCCACCATGCGAAAGATTCATTCCAAGGATAGTATCGCCCGGATTTAATACCGCAAAATACACAGCCATGTTTGCCTGTGCACCTGAGTGCGGCTGAACATTAGCATGTTCAGCTCCAAACAGCTTTTTAGCTCTCTCAATTGCTATAGATTCAACAACATCGATATATTCGCATCCACCATAATATCTTCTTCCTGGATATCCTTCTGCATATTTATTTGTCAAAGGTGAACCCATTGCTGCCATTACTGCGCTTGAAACAAAGTTCTCAGATGCAATAAGCTCAATTTTATTCTGCTGTCTTTTAAGCTCGCTCTTTATTGCCTCAGCTATTTCTGGGTCAGTGCCTTTCACTAAATCGTAAAAGTACATTTTCATCTCCCTTTCCGAATGTTTTGTTGCAAAGATATTCGAACGTTCATACTTTATGATTATACATCAATTTTTTCTTTGTGTATATTATATTTTAGCCCAATTTTAAAAGTCAACCATTTGAACATATTTGTGCACAAAGTTTAATGTTCACACACAACAACAAATACTATATAATCTTACTGTGAAAAATCAAGAAGATGGAGGCTATCTACTAAAAATGATGAGCTCGAAACAACTTATAGAGATTGCGCTCTTAGCAGGTGAGATAATGCTTACAAACGGTGCTGAAACGCACAGAGTGGAAGATACAATGGTTAGAATATGCTCAAAAGGAAAATTAAAGTTTGCCGAAAGTTTTGTAATACCAACTGTAATTGTAGCAACAGTTGCAGATGAAAATAATAATCTCGTTACTGTCTCAAAAAGAATTAAAAGTAGAACAATTGATCTTAATAAAATCTCACTTGTAAATCAGTTTTCCCGCGATTTTCAAATCCATGATTACACTTACGATCAAGCAATTGAAATCTTGAATAAGATTAAAAATAAAAAAGGATATGCTTCCTATTTGCTACCATTTGCAGCAGCACTTGTGTGTTGTTTTTCCACAATTTTGTTTGGAGGGAAACTTAGAGATGCAATTTCAGCTTTTTTTGTAGGTTTTGTCACTCAAACCATTTTGAATTTTATGAATTCCAAAAACTTTTCTTATTTTATCTCTTACATCATTGGAGGAGCTATAACTGCTTTGATAGCTATCATTACAGTAAATCTCAATATAGGTATTCATTTAGATAAAATAATCATTGGTTCTGTAATGATAATGACACCAGGTGTTGCAATTACTAACGCAATAAGAGACACT
This window encodes:
- a CDS encoding threonine/serine exporter family protein, which encodes MMSSKQLIEIALLAGEIMLTNGAETHRVEDTMVRICSKGKLKFAESFVIPTVIVATVADENNNLVTVSKRIKSRTIDLNKISLVNQFSRDFQIHDYTYDQAIEILNKIKNKKGYASYLLPFAAALVCCFSTILFGGKLRDAISAFFVGFVTQTILNFMNSKNFSYFISYIIGGAITALIAIITVNLNIGIHLDKIIIGSVMIMTPGVAITNAIRDTIAGDLLSGVARGVEAFLIAVFIATGAGIALSLFR
- a CDS encoding replication-associated recombination protein A, with the translated sequence MDFFQYLGEKRLKKESPLAYKLRPKRLEEIIGQEHILSPGKPLYNLIKNDRLTSIILYGPPGTGKTTIAHVIANATGKTFKTINATIAGVNDIKKIIEEAKIEFSQTGRKTILFIDEIHRFNKLQQDALLPSVEEGIIILIGATTENPFYEVNKALVSRSLVFELFPLKEEDILKIIERAISDKENGLGELNIQIEDDAKKLIAKLSGGDARVALNILEAVVYSSQAQDDGKIYISQESVINLSNRKTALYDATGDMHYDTISAFIKSVRGSDPDAALFYLAKMLDSGEDIKFIARRLIILAAEDIGLADPMALTIAVSAAMACEFVGMPEARIILSEATIYLACAPKSNSAYLAIERALEDAKNVSIKSIPMHLRMATQGEEKLGHGIGYLYPHDYKNHWVSQQYLPDELVGRRYYFPTEMGKEKFIAEFIKKLKEQFDS
- the rho gene encoding transcription termination factor Rho, whose amino-acid sequence is MPGSLDEFLKGKSIIELREIAKSLGIQKYSLLKKGELMEAIKNFLGSSEEDATVLEGIGKKEKGRRGRKKKSETAEVQQTFELKSEEQESKLEETEEKEEAKPSEMENKEEDNIKEQSLSEHIQKEEEKTEMPTDVSLNEEKKEESKVIELKPKKEEKREDKMQIEIPPELKELEGKVEIGGIGEGVLEIIYEPGGGGGYGFLRDDSFVPGPNDIYVSPSQIRKFNLKTGDKIRGPIRLPKENEKFAGLLYVQSVNDMKPEEVAKRTPFEDLTPIFPNKRIILENKNEPKDLAVRLIDLIAPIGRGQRGLIVAPPKAGKTTLLKKIANSILTNYDDLHLIVLLIDERPEEVTDMQDSIKAEIHYSTFDETPEHHIKVAEMVLERAMRLVECKRDVVILLDSLTRLARAYNLVEPPSGRTLSGGLDPNALHKPKKFFGAARNLKEGGSLTILATALIETGSRMDDVIFEEFKGTGNMELHLDRKLSEKRIFPAIDINKSGTRREELLLSEEEKAAVDAIRRALSNFGTAETTERIISMLSQTKSNEEFIRKILQNLR
- a CDS encoding NAD(P)-dependent malic enzyme — protein: MDIKTLALQLHRQHKGKIALKSKVCVNNQYDLSIYYTPGVAEPCREIAKNKSLVYEYTSKSNWVAVVTNGTAVLGLGDIGVDASLPVMEGKAILFKQFGGVDAFPICIASKDVDEIVKTVKLIETSFGGINLEDIGAPACFEIEQKLIESLDIPVFHDDQHGTAVVALAALINSFKIVGKRISDVKIVINGAGAAGIATAKLLLKYGAKNIVVCDKHGTIYEGREEDMNKYKEEIAKITNKEGIKGSLHRAIEGADVFIGLSVANVLDEDDIKKMSNDAIVMAMANPIPEIMPDIAKRAGARIVCTGRSDFNNQVNNVLAFPGIFRGALDVMATRITDEMKIAAAEAIAKVAEEELSEDYVIPKPFDKKVAFEVALAVAKKAMEQKVARMYLNDDELTSRILSMLSI
- a CDS encoding serine hydroxymethyltransferase; the protein is MYFYDLVKGTDPEIAEAIKSELKRQQNKIELIASENFVSSAVMAAMGSPLTNKYAEGYPGRRYYGGCEYIDVVESIAIERAKKLFGAEHANVQPHSGAQANMAVYFAVLNPGDTILGMNLSHGGHLTHGSPVNFSGKLYNIVSYGVDPETETINYDEVLKLAKEHRPKLILAGASAYPRVIDFKKFREIADEVGAYLMVDMAHIAGLVAAGLHPSPVEYADFVTTTTHKTLRGPRGGLILCKEKYAKLIDKTIFPGIQGGPLEHVIAAKAVALKEAMTEEFKNYQVQILKNAKALSTRLIERGFRLVSGGTDNHLMLVDLRNKGITGKDAEKILDEHNITCNKNAIPFDTQSPMITSGIRLGTPAVTTRGFKEEDMIEVADIIHDALTNSDTKENILSRVKALCEKHPLYKEFDE